One window of the Dehalococcoidales bacterium genome contains the following:
- a CDS encoding cbb3-type cytochrome oxidase assembly protein yields MNEATVAQTIMTLFILAIFIGFLVWSIRSKQFHDVEDAKYRMLEDEKTGTENKADTCGEKQP; encoded by the coding sequence ATGAATGAGGCAACCGTAGCCCAAACAATAATGACCCTTTTCATACTGGCAATCTTTATCGGATTCCTGGTATGGAGTATCAGGTCCAAGCAGTTCCATGATGTTGAAGACGCCAAATACCGGATGCTTGAAGACGAAAAGACCGGGACAGAAAATAAGGCGGATACCTGCGGGGAGAAACAGCCGTGA
- a CDS encoding cbb3-type cytochrome c oxidase subunit I produces the protein MSQVPGVQPSPALIVDHSPGDRAARLWFLISVLWFPFFATFGFIMAIKFFLPDFIGDVSWLTFGVIRPAHVNGVLFGFVSSGLLGAMFYIVPRLCAVPLFRPRLAMLAAVLWNGAILGGIIWILLGGSQGREYAELPWAIDVAVIATLLLMGYIVFGTILRRKEKKLYVSLWYYMGTMLWFPIVYFIGNVMWHPSTGALNGIQDAIFNWYYGHNVLGLWFTTLGIPAWYYFVPKLINRPLYSHLLSLIAFFTIAFFYTGVGSHHLLQAPLPEWLKTVAVIMSILMIVPVITFATNIFLTLRGSWHKLITNFPLMFIMAGLVMYVLASIQGSFQALRDANMFTHFSQWPVGHAHLALLGGFGFLAAGAAYYIVPRLLKFKVFSNSITRLSFWVLFVGFFFFFLAMTIAGLVANSDWWVHINVVETLVALKIPFIFRAMAGGVVVLGAFIFAYNILMTFIRSRQPHQEEEHEPAEAMTALKHSEFMRRSQEKINVPIITIGGMVVFIIMTFMVVAMPYMFTTEAPSDRAHVLTAQEQQGEDLYRANGCFYCHNQFVRPQDWAMGVTSVNGDFYYSIPNFMGTERTGPSLGQIGGKRPTEWHIMHHEDPRSVSPSSIMPPFGFLSEDDLTALADYLQNLGSENLVTNSFQPPIPTEYQDKTNPYLPMMAQVNTFYNADNQTFSGSDALATQWGDLFDEGKQLFIEKCLSCHGGSGNGQGPYARQVVTRPANLHERLINYPEPQNTFQFWRMSAGVPGTAMPPWGLSLSEDTIWKIATYELSFKEGALRSISGDISDAEGDNYNNTVLSAPPISGTKEQYDMGHQLYLLYCTQCHGNDGHGDGPASSKTADGYIAPEPANFEESGNDFTNYGRWVWKVREGVETTNMPPWRYALSNDEIYRLVFYIQGFSTADNYIAKWGPLYTDSFGRNLKGQ, from the coding sequence TTGTCTCAAGTACCTGGTGTCCAACCTTCTCCCGCTTTAATTGTAGACCATAGCCCGGGTGACCGGGCCGCCAGGCTATGGTTCCTTATTTCCGTTTTATGGTTCCCGTTCTTTGCTACTTTCGGCTTTATCATGGCCATCAAGTTTTTCCTGCCGGATTTCATCGGAGATGTATCCTGGCTCACTTTCGGCGTCATCCGCCCGGCCCACGTTAACGGCGTATTGTTCGGGTTTGTTTCCTCGGGGCTTCTCGGCGCCATGTTTTATATCGTGCCCCGGCTCTGCGCCGTACCCCTTTTCCGGCCCCGCCTGGCGATGCTGGCCGCCGTGCTCTGGAACGGCGCTATCCTGGGGGGCATCATCTGGATTCTCCTCGGCGGCAGCCAAGGCCGTGAATATGCCGAGTTACCCTGGGCTATAGATGTAGCTGTTATAGCTACGCTTCTGCTGATGGGATATATCGTCTTCGGGACGATATTAAGACGCAAGGAAAAGAAGCTTTACGTATCTCTCTGGTATTACATGGGTACCATGCTCTGGTTCCCGATAGTGTATTTCATCGGGAATGTAATGTGGCATCCGTCAACCGGAGCCCTCAACGGCATCCAGGACGCCATTTTCAACTGGTATTACGGCCACAACGTACTGGGCCTCTGGTTCACGACATTGGGCATTCCCGCCTGGTATTACTTTGTTCCAAAACTGATAAACCGGCCGCTGTACAGCCACCTGCTCTCATTGATAGCGTTTTTCACGATAGCGTTTTTCTATACCGGGGTCGGCAGTCATCACCTGCTTCAAGCGCCCCTCCCGGAATGGCTCAAGACCGTCGCCGTTATCATGAGTATTCTGATGATAGTACCGGTCATAACCTTCGCCACCAATATCTTCCTCACCTTGCGTGGTTCCTGGCACAAACTTATCACCAATTTTCCCTTGATGTTTATAATGGCGGGTTTGGTGATGTATGTCCTGGCATCCATCCAGGGCAGCTTTCAGGCGCTCCGGGACGCCAATATGTTTACCCATTTTTCGCAATGGCCGGTTGGGCATGCGCATTTGGCTTTGCTAGGCGGCTTCGGTTTCCTGGCGGCGGGAGCGGCATACTACATCGTCCCACGCCTTCTTAAATTCAAAGTATTCAGCAACAGTATCACCAGGCTTAGCTTCTGGGTACTCTTTGTCGGATTCTTTTTCTTCTTCTTGGCTATGACTATCGCCGGGCTGGTAGCAAATTCCGATTGGTGGGTGCATATCAACGTAGTAGAAACACTCGTGGCGCTTAAAATCCCCTTCATCTTCAGGGCGATGGCGGGCGGAGTGGTGGTCCTGGGGGCATTCATCTTTGCTTATAATATCCTCATGACTTTTATCCGCTCCAGGCAACCCCACCAGGAAGAAGAACACGAGCCGGCTGAAGCCATGACCGCCCTGAAACATTCTGAATTTATGCGCCGCAGCCAGGAGAAAATCAACGTACCGATTATCACCATTGGCGGTATGGTTGTCTTCATCATCATGACGTTTATGGTAGTGGCGATGCCGTATATGTTTACTACCGAAGCGCCTTCAGACCGGGCGCATGTCCTTACCGCACAAGAACAGCAAGGTGAAGACCTGTATAGAGCCAACGGCTGTTTTTACTGCCATAACCAGTTCGTCCGTCCGCAGGACTGGGCGATGGGTGTAACATCAGTAAACGGTGATTTTTATTATTCCATCCCGAATTTCATGGGCACGGAACGCACCGGCCCGAGCCTGGGACAGATAGGCGGGAAACGCCCCACCGAGTGGCACATCATGCACCATGAAGACCCGCGCAGCGTTTCTCCCAGTTCCATCATGCCGCCTTTCGGGTTTCTCTCCGAAGACGACCTCACAGCACTGGCCGATTATTTACAGAACCTTGGTTCCGAAAACCTGGTTACCAACAGTTTTCAACCCCCTATCCCCACCGAATACCAGGATAAGACTAACCCCTATCTTCCGATGATGGCGCAGGTAAACACGTTCTATAACGCCGATAACCAGACCTTTAGCGGCAGTGACGCCCTGGCCACGCAGTGGGGTGACCTCTTTGACGAGGGGAAGCAGCTCTTTATAGAAAAATGCCTTTCCTGCCATGGAGGCTCGGGCAACGGCCAGGGGCCTTATGCCCGCCAGGTTGTCACACGCCCGGCTAATCTCCATGAAAGGCTTATCAACTACCCGGAACCGCAGAATACCTTCCAGTTCTGGCGGATGAGCGCGGGCGTGCCCGGTACGGCCATGCCGCCCTGGGGATTATCTTTAAGCGAGGACACCATCTGGAAAATTGCCACATATGAGTTGAGCTTTAAAGAAGGCGCATTACGCTCTATCAGCGGCGATATTTCCGATGCCGAAGGCGATAACTATAACAATACCGTCCTAAGTGCCCCGCCGATATCCGGGACGAAGGAACAATACGATATGGGCCATCAGCTTTACCTGCTCTATTGCACCCAGTGCCACGGCAACGATGGACACGGCGACGGCCCCGCGTCCAGCAAGACAGCGGACGGCTACATTGCGCCGGAACCGGCCAATTTTGAAGAAAGCGGCAATGACTTTACCAACTACGGGCGGTGGGTGTGGAAGGTACGCGAGGGCGTGGAAACTACCAACATGCCGCCCTGGCGCTACGCCTTGAGCAATGATGAAATCTACCGGTTGGTATTCTATATCCAGGGATTCTCCACGGCGGATAACTATATTGCCAAGTGGGGGCCGCTCTATACGGATAGCTTCGGCAGGAATCTGAAGGGGCAATAA
- the smpB gene encoding SsrA-binding protein SmpB, giving the protein MDIKIVATNRKVYHNYYVAETFEAGIALTGSEIKSVREGRVSLGDAYVKPEKGELWLVNANIARYECSSYMGHDPARSRKLLLHRKEILNLTGKVKEKGLALVATKVYLKGGKAKVEIALGRGKKLYDKREVISRRETDRELARTLKSR; this is encoded by the coding sequence ATGGATATCAAGATAGTCGCTACCAACCGTAAGGTCTACCACAACTATTACGTCGCGGAGACGTTTGAGGCGGGCATCGCCCTGACCGGCTCGGAAATAAAGTCGGTACGGGAGGGGCGGGTCAGCCTGGGAGACGCTTACGTCAAGCCGGAAAAAGGTGAGCTGTGGCTGGTCAACGCGAACATCGCCCGCTATGAATGCTCCAGCTACATGGGCCACGACCCTGCGCGGTCGCGCAAGCTGCTGCTGCACCGCAAAGAGATTTTGAACCTTACCGGCAAGGTCAAGGAAAAAGGGCTGGCGCTGGTGGCCACCAAAGTCTATCTCAAGGGCGGCAAGGCTAAAGTGGAGATTGCGCTGGGCCGCGGCAAAAAGCTCTATGACAAGCGTGAGGTTATCAGCCGCCGCGAGACGGATAGAGAACTGGCCAGAACGCTGAAAAGCCGCTAG
- a CDS encoding helix-turn-helix domain-containing protein → MTDKQRFGLKLRDLRKKSGMTLRELAEQVGVNFTYLSKIENGALPPPREKVIRKLAEVLNYDQDELLALGGIVPPDIAEILKDRQAQEQVRTAQARRVQAAAKKPLALPKFSVPFRGMYRLALPVLLVAIVALSLWFASPTQALTIVYSNPGSGTLGSAYTFTVTVTVEDLEHLPLLNVDVIIYNVADPTGHRATLADLPLDTTAAATHNPTQGITSGSASVAASADAHWGYTASGTGYAMWEGQGYYFVPGTSGGYGYQGGTGPTSITYTIVWASPASWPAGNYQIDTVLTTSTQSPSGGTTFTKTSGVFTLYAGGGGGGGTVTPGTTSLTGKISANGTFTQTVIAFSADNRVSVTIPQGTVGLTSSGAPLTEITITPIASPPAPPAQANIIGLAYSFGPEGATFTPPITISFTYSSEDIPAGVDPANLVIAFYNTATGTWVTLDNITVDQTTHQISGQVSHFSAFAVIAHTAPASFTASGLSVTPATVNAGTEAIITATITNSGDLSGSVNVVLKVNGMVEESRTITLAGHASQNVSFSLTETTAGSYAIDINGVAGTLTVNALPTTTPPTTTPPTTTPPTTTPPTTTPPTTAPPTTTPATGGGGIAWWVIVIIVAAVIIIGGVIWMMISRRKT, encoded by the coding sequence ATGACCGACAAACAAAGGTTCGGACTCAAGCTCAGAGACCTCAGGAAAAAGTCAGGGATGACGCTCCGCGAGCTGGCGGAACAGGTAGGCGTTAACTTTACCTATCTCAGCAAAATAGAAAACGGCGCTTTACCACCGCCCCGGGAGAAAGTCATACGGAAGCTCGCCGAGGTCCTGAACTACGACCAGGACGAGCTCCTGGCCCTCGGCGGCATCGTGCCGCCGGATATCGCGGAAATCCTTAAGGACCGGCAGGCGCAGGAGCAGGTGCGCACCGCCCAGGCCAGGCGGGTGCAGGCGGCGGCCAAAAAGCCCTTAGCCCTGCCCAAATTCTCCGTGCCTTTCCGGGGCATGTACCGCCTGGCGCTCCCGGTCTTGCTGGTAGCGATAGTGGCGCTGTCGCTATGGTTCGCCTCACCCACCCAGGCTTTAACGATAGTCTATTCGAACCCGGGGTCGGGGACACTCGGCAGCGCTTACACTTTCACCGTAACCGTAACGGTGGAAGACCTGGAGCACCTACCCCTGCTCAACGTAGATGTCATCATTTATAACGTGGCCGACCCAACCGGGCACCGCGCCACGCTGGCTGATTTGCCGCTGGACACTACCGCCGCGGCAACGCATAATCCGACCCAAGGCATTACCAGCGGGTCGGCATCAGTGGCGGCGTCCGCCGACGCACACTGGGGCTATACCGCCAGCGGCACCGGCTACGCCATGTGGGAGGGGCAGGGCTACTACTTCGTACCGGGCACGAGCGGCGGCTACGGTTACCAGGGCGGCACCGGGCCGACCTCCATCACCTATACTATAGTATGGGCGTCACCGGCGTCATGGCCGGCCGGCAACTATCAGATAGACACCGTGCTTACCACCTCCACGCAAAGCCCCAGCGGCGGCACTACTTTTACCAAGACCAGCGGCGTTTTCACACTGTACGCGGGCGGAGGCGGCGGCGGCGGAACAGTCACGCCGGGCACCACCAGCCTGACGGGTAAAATCTCCGCCAACGGCACGTTTACTCAAACAGTAATAGCCTTCTCCGCGGATAACCGGGTGTCAGTAACCATTCCGCAAGGCACCGTAGGGCTTACGAGCAGCGGCGCGCCACTGACAGAAATAACGATAACGCCGATAGCATCACCACCGGCACCGCCGGCGCAAGCGAATATCATCGGTCTGGCTTATAGCTTCGGGCCGGAAGGCGCCACCTTCACCCCGCCGATAACCATAAGCTTCACCTACAGCTCCGAGGACATACCGGCCGGGGTGGACCCCGCCAACCTCGTCATCGCTTTTTATAATACGGCCACCGGCACCTGGGTAACGCTGGATAATATCACAGTGGACCAGACCACGCACCAGATAAGCGGGCAGGTCAGCCACTTTAGCGCGTTCGCAGTAATAGCCCATACCGCGCCGGCCTCCTTCACGGCCAGCGGCCTGTCCGTCACGCCGGCCACGGTTAACGCCGGCACGGAAGCCATCATCACGGCAACCATCACCAACAGCGGCGACCTCTCCGGCTCGGTCAATGTCGTCCTCAAGGTAAACGGCATGGTCGAGGAGAGCAGGACCATTACTCTGGCCGGACACGCCAGCCAGAACGTTTCCTTCTCACTGACGGAGACAACCGCCGGCAGCTACGCCATAGACATCAACGGAGTGGCGGGCACGCTGACGGTCAATGCCCTGCCGACGACCACGCCACCGACGACCACGCCGCCGACGACCACGCCACCGACCACTACGCCGCCGACGACCACACCACCCACTACCGCGCCGCCGACGACCACCCCGGCGACGGGAGGCGGCGGTATTGCCTGGTGGGTAATCGTGATAATAGTGGCCGCGGTAATCATCATCGGCGGAGTAATCTGGATGATGATATCCCGCCGCAAAACTTAA
- a CDS encoding DUF4129 domain-containing protein, producing MKKLAATVLLLLALALIIPGRPVSAQPRLLPHENPASASGATDAADLLYSLGGIMDVISTRDYRDAQEVLGELKQSVLPPELQIITDRYRSLSAEITSNCNNAESLLHGAQAAAAAGNPDEVSLLLAEARSTLDSNDYLLTELETVSQSLGEYFNILAEAGDGMIKQAYDQLNAGLESVSQMNGELQEQLNRLMAEPENEIITRFFYATSIDFTAPAAVYPGQPFTINGGITSTGSGIGRIIRVFLDGNLLTEEFVLPQFSLEMALPEQISDGRHMLTITVPEQRPYADATTRQIINVTRLPLSAEIQSPGLAVLPKTMQLSGKIQSGSGPLPDINVTITIGKKAIPVDVSADGSFTAAADLSLGYSWSGVQDIVLSVEPAEPWYETITIKRQMFVLNPLLIAGLTAAIALAAVFILRNRKRAAVYETRGEKPFLPAASADTATLTPPPRPPVKLSGNRSRIAAAYADALAKVVKNTGVMPAPGTTLREYPGMINLAPAAAGHFKDLTGLAETALYADDAVTRDTAAAAEKMAATLKKELNDGHA from the coding sequence ATGAAAAAACTGGCGGCAACCGTCCTGCTTTTACTGGCGCTGGCGCTGATTATCCCCGGCCGGCCGGTAAGCGCGCAGCCCCGCCTGCTCCCCCATGAAAATCCCGCTAGCGCGTCCGGCGCCACGGACGCCGCCGATCTGCTGTATTCTCTAGGCGGTATCATGGACGTTATCTCCACCAGAGACTACCGGGACGCTCAGGAAGTCCTGGGCGAGCTAAAACAGTCCGTTTTGCCGCCCGAACTGCAAATCATCACCGACCGCTACCGGTCCCTGAGCGCGGAAATAACGAGCAACTGCAATAATGCGGAGTCGCTCCTCCACGGCGCGCAGGCGGCCGCTGCCGCCGGGAATCCTGACGAAGTGTCTTTACTACTAGCCGAAGCCAGGTCAACGCTGGACAGCAACGATTACCTGCTGACAGAACTGGAAACGGTCAGCCAGTCCCTGGGCGAGTATTTCAACATTTTGGCCGAGGCCGGGGACGGCATGATAAAACAGGCCTACGACCAGCTTAACGCCGGGCTGGAAAGCGTCAGCCAGATGAACGGGGAGCTCCAGGAGCAGCTGAACAGGCTTATGGCGGAACCGGAAAACGAAATTATCACCCGCTTTTTCTACGCGACCTCAATAGATTTTACCGCCCCCGCCGCCGTTTACCCGGGGCAGCCGTTCACGATAAACGGCGGGATAACGTCCACCGGCAGCGGCATCGGGCGCATTATCAGGGTATTCCTGGACGGCAACCTGCTGACGGAGGAGTTCGTGCTGCCGCAGTTCAGCCTGGAGATGGCCTTACCGGAGCAGATTAGCGACGGGCGGCACATGCTGACGATTACCGTACCGGAGCAACGGCCCTACGCCGATGCTACCACCCGGCAGATAATCAACGTAACAAGGCTGCCGTTATCCGCGGAAATACAGTCGCCCGGGCTGGCCGTCCTGCCCAAAACCATGCAGCTAAGCGGCAAAATCCAAAGCGGCAGCGGCCCCCTGCCGGACATTAATGTCACCATAACTATCGGGAAAAAAGCAATTCCCGTGGACGTGAGCGCCGACGGCTCTTTTACCGCTGCGGCGGACCTGTCACTCGGGTATTCCTGGAGCGGCGTCCAGGACATCGTGCTGTCCGTGGAGCCGGCGGAGCCCTGGTACGAAACAATTACCATCAAACGGCAGATGTTTGTCCTGAACCCCCTGCTGATTGCCGGACTGACGGCGGCTATCGCCCTGGCGGCGGTGTTCATCCTGAGAAACAGGAAGCGCGCGGCGGTCTATGAGACCCGGGGAGAAAAACCCTTCCTCCCCGCGGCAAGCGCCGATACCGCCACCCTGACGCCCCCTCCCCGTCCCCCGGTAAAGCTCAGCGGGAATAGAAGCAGAATTGCCGCGGCTTACGCCGATGCCCTAGCCAAGGTGGTGAAGAACACGGGGGTTATGCCGGCGCCCGGCACCACCCTGCGGGAGTATCCGGGTATGATAAACCTGGCCCCGGCGGCGGCGGGGCATTTTAAAGATTTGACCGGCCTGGCGGAAACGGCGCTTTATGCCGATGATGCGGTTACCCGGGATACGGCCGCCGCCGCCGAAAAGATGGCGGCCACACTCAAGAAGGAGCTTAACGATGGGCATGCGTAA
- the ccsB gene encoding c-type cytochrome biogenesis protein CcsB produces MANWAQGLFIGALAAEAAAMAAWFMAIIIKRYQRPALALTLAGFCLLTFSIIFRAIAAGRGPFSNMYEFSLAFAWGVMVIGLIFWRRNKVALVAGITTVLALALLIFAATLSSRVNSLVPALQQSALLSLHVTAAVIAYGAFGIGFGMAIVYLVRERKQHSRLPEAEVIDRLSYQTVVIGFPLLTLTIILGAVWAEISWGSYWSWDPKETASLVTWLIYAGYLHARVMRGWKGKKVAILLIVGFCAVLFTFFGNYIFQGLHSYR; encoded by the coding sequence ATGGCTAACTGGGCGCAGGGTCTATTTATCGGGGCATTAGCCGCGGAAGCCGCGGCAATGGCGGCATGGTTTATGGCGATTATTATAAAACGCTATCAGCGGCCCGCGCTTGCCCTGACGTTGGCGGGTTTTTGCCTGTTAACCTTCTCTATTATTTTCCGCGCTATTGCGGCGGGCCGCGGGCCATTTTCCAATATGTACGAGTTTTCCCTGGCGTTTGCCTGGGGTGTCATGGTCATCGGGTTGATATTCTGGCGGCGTAACAAGGTGGCGCTGGTGGCCGGCATAACCACCGTGCTGGCGCTGGCTTTGCTTATTTTTGCCGCCACGCTTTCTTCAAGGGTAAATTCCCTGGTCCCGGCCTTACAGCAAAGTGCTCTGTTGAGCTTACACGTTACGGCGGCGGTCATTGCTTACGGGGCATTCGGCATAGGCTTTGGGATGGCAATAGTTTATCTCGTCAGGGAACGTAAACAGCATTCCCGTTTACCGGAGGCGGAAGTAATCGACCGCCTTAGCTACCAGACAGTTGTTATAGGTTTTCCTTTATTGACCCTTACCATCATCTTGGGCGCTGTGTGGGCGGAAATATCCTGGGGGAGCTACTGGAGCTGGGACCCTAAAGAAACCGCCAGCCTGGTAACCTGGCTGATATACGCCGGCTACCTGCACGCCAGGGTCATGAGAGGATGGAAAGGTAAAAAGGTGGCTATATTGTTGATTGTGGGATTTTGTGCCGTGCTCTTCACTTTTTTCGGTAACTATATTTTTCAGGGGCTTCACAGCTACCGCTAA
- a CDS encoding DUF4350 domain-containing protein, with protein MGMRKFLIVLSAVLLTGLVLAAWLMPANDDFRDETLAWNGISDMAGEYPLQTLTRLADLPPDPTGATLIAIPYAEYTTEELERLDVFAANGGRLILADDYGHGNQVLAYLGLAARFAGEKLIDPMVNYRSGQFPSITRLETNPLTDNVTTLVLNHATGIEGADGDQIIARSSSFSFLDLNGSGSYDAGEPQGPLAVIAQQSRGKGQVILIADPSIFINSMQKTGDNAALVQNIFSSGAGGSVYFDLSHLPASDLAKTKRTLAQARGLISNPAGTTLLAAASLALVLIPVWHKKKT; from the coding sequence ATGGGCATGCGTAAGTTCCTGATAGTCCTATCAGCGGTATTGCTGACCGGCCTGGTGCTGGCGGCCTGGCTGATGCCGGCCAACGACGATTTCCGGGACGAGACCCTGGCCTGGAACGGCATCAGCGATATGGCGGGGGAGTACCCGCTGCAAACGCTTACCCGGCTGGCCGACCTGCCCCCGGACCCCACCGGCGCCACCCTGATAGCCATCCCTTACGCGGAATACACCACGGAGGAACTGGAGCGGCTGGACGTCTTTGCCGCCAACGGGGGCCGGCTGATACTGGCCGACGACTACGGCCATGGCAACCAGGTGCTGGCGTACCTGGGACTGGCGGCGCGCTTTGCCGGAGAGAAACTAATCGACCCGATGGTGAACTACCGGAGCGGACAATTCCCCAGCATTACGCGGCTGGAGACCAACCCGCTGACCGATAACGTCACCACGCTGGTGCTGAACCACGCCACCGGCATCGAGGGGGCGGACGGCGACCAGATTATCGCCAGGTCTTCCTCTTTCAGCTTCCTCGACCTTAACGGCAGCGGCTCTTATGACGCCGGTGAGCCGCAGGGACCCCTGGCGGTAATAGCGCAGCAGAGCCGGGGCAAGGGGCAGGTGATACTCATCGCCGACCCGTCAATCTTTATCAACAGCATGCAAAAGACCGGCGACAACGCCGCCCTGGTACAAAACATCTTCAGCAGCGGGGCGGGGGGCAGCGTCTATTTCGACCTTTCCCACCTGCCGGCATCCGACCTGGCGAAAACGAAAAGAACGCTAGCACAGGCGCGCGGGCTCATCAGCAATCCGGCGGGGACCACCCTGCTGGCAGCCGCGTCCCTGGCGCTGGTATTGATACCGGTGTGGCATAAAAAGAAAACGTAA
- a CDS encoding cytochrome c biogenesis protein ResB gives MKSKSLQPLAHIWRFFTSIRLALVLIFIIIVLGIISIFVLQAPPVISYNSVEYVAWLENVARPEYGVWTETLESFGFLNVFRSPLFLTAGALLVLNILCCTIRRLASFKTVFRPGGAVSADNLEKSPFVLSAKSPAQNSVLSVSNYLLQHKYRVRTSTHGDLDFISADRYAFSRLGTVISHLSLILLVIGFLFSSFLGFQEDSFILAEGTARTVGHNSGLTMELASFTIDYWPDGTPEEYRSNVTLYGDGQPVKTAAVMVNHPLSYAGLRFYQAFYGPAAVMRVTNAQGETVVETTVSLIGTMNAEPYQRPLGKLDLPGTGLTAYLVAPAINMSDLILQEGELGIELYEDGANVPLGWDILAAGETQEIQGLEFTYVRTASYSGFIIKYDPGMWLVWLALGLFLLGIMMTLYLPYRRLLITVKPENDGSSLYFSSSGRRGFDTTAELERITKEIALLLPRTD, from the coding sequence ATGAAATCAAAGAGCCTGCAACCATTGGCACATATCTGGCGATTTTTCACTTCCATCCGCCTGGCACTGGTATTGATATTTATCATTATCGTCCTTGGTATCATCAGTATATTTGTATTACAGGCGCCTCCGGTAATCAGCTACAATTCGGTGGAATACGTGGCCTGGTTAGAAAATGTGGCCCGGCCGGAGTACGGGGTTTGGACGGAAACGCTGGAGTCATTCGGGTTTTTGAACGTCTTCCGGTCCCCGCTTTTTCTTACCGCCGGAGCTTTGTTAGTCCTGAATATTTTGTGCTGCACTATCAGACGCCTGGCCAGTTTTAAAACGGTTTTCCGTCCCGGTGGCGCTGTATCCGCGGATAACCTGGAAAAATCGCCATTTGTTTTATCCGCCAAATCACCTGCCCAAAATTCTGTTTTATCTGTCTCAAATTACCTGTTACAGCATAAATACCGTGTCAGGACGTCAACGCATGGGGATCTGGATTTTATTAGTGCGGACAGGTATGCCTTTTCCCGGTTGGGTACGGTTATCAGCCATTTAAGTCTTATTTTACTCGTTATCGGGTTTTTATTCAGCAGTTTTCTCGGTTTCCAGGAAGATTCATTTATCCTGGCGGAAGGTACCGCGCGTACGGTAGGCCATAATAGCGGCTTAACTATGGAACTGGCTTCTTTTACTATTGATTACTGGCCGGATGGAACACCTGAAGAGTACCGCAGCAATGTCACGCTTTATGGCGACGGGCAGCCGGTAAAGACCGCGGCCGTCATGGTGAATCATCCCCTATCTTACGCCGGACTGCGTTTTTACCAGGCATTTTACGGACCGGCCGCTGTAATGCGGGTTACCAACGCTCAAGGTGAAACGGTGGTTGAAACTACCGTTTCTCTCATCGGCACCATGAATGCCGAACCTTATCAACGCCCGCTCGGCAAGCTGGACCTGCCCGGTACGGGATTGACGGCTTACCTGGTCGCCCCGGCCATAAATATGTCTGACCTGATTTTACAGGAAGGCGAGCTTGGCATTGAGCTTTATGAAGACGGTGCGAACGTGCCGCTGGGCTGGGATATCCTGGCCGCCGGGGAGACGCAGGAGATACAAGGACTTGAGTTTACGTATGTCCGGACGGCTTCATATTCTGGATTCATCATAAAATACGACCCCGGTATGTGGCTGGTCTGGTTGGCTTTAGGACTGTTCCTGCTAGGGATAATGATGACGCTATACCTGCCTTACCGTCGCCTGCTGATAACGGTAAAACCGGAAAATGATGGAAGTTCGCTTTACTTTAGTTCATCTGGCAGGCGCGGGTTTGATACAACCGCGGAATTAGAGCGTATCACCAAAGAAATAGCTTTATTGCTGCCCCGGACTGATTAA
- a CDS encoding helix-turn-helix transcriptional regulator, protein MKTRMKEYRARLGLTQEKLAEIVGVRRETIIFLEKGKYNPSLKLARNIARALGAGIEDIFILDDD, encoded by the coding sequence ATGAAAACGCGAATGAAAGAATACCGCGCCCGCCTCGGCCTGACCCAGGAAAAGCTGGCGGAAATCGTGGGGGTGCGCCGCGAGACCATCATTTTCCTTGAGAAAGGCAAGTACAACCCCTCGCTTAAGCTGGCTCGCAATATCGCCCGGGCGCTTGGAGCCGGTATCGAAGACATTTTTATCCTGGATGATGACTAG